One Microcaecilia unicolor chromosome 4, aMicUni1.1, whole genome shotgun sequence genomic region harbors:
- the LOC115469110 gene encoding putative nuclease HARBI1, with product MSAVQLWLLCAMARRRERQQRRRTYPLQRVYRPRTQFLDLTEDQCIRRYRFNKETILYLCNQLESDLLPTAWRGQALPVHVKVTTALAFLASGNFQTPLGSTSGISQSATSRCIAQFLEAFLRRDTEYIAFPEQEQQLHETMTEFYELAQFPSVVGAIDCTHIPIRPPSGKEATYRNRKSFHSLNMQVVCNASNIITDVCACFPGSCSNAYILSQSGLHDRFESGQITGGWLLGDKGYPLKTWLMTPVVSPEEETEKNYNMAHKQTRAVIEKTFGLLKTRFKCLDRSGGQLLYTPGKARDIFLACCMLHNLALTRKMPDPEGPQLQHTDADEEGETAQHQEVSHLQPHEQAVAVRNELIHGHF from the exons ATGAGTGCAGTGCAGCTATGGCTCCTGTGTGCTATGGCTCGCAGGAGAGAGAGGCAACAGAGGAGGAGGACTTACCCTCTGCAGAGGGTCTACAGGCCCAGAACACAGTTCCTAGACTTGACAGAGGACCAATGCATACGCAGGTACAGATTTAATAAAGAGACTATTCTGTACCTGTGTAACCAGCTGGAGTCTGACCTACTGCCCACTGCTTGGAGGGGACAAGCCCTGCCAGTGCATGTGAAGGTCACCACTGCCCTTGCCTTTCTTGCCTCTGGAAACTTCCAGACGCCCCTTGGGTCCACCTCTGGTATCAGCCAGTCAGCTACCTCACGCTGTATAGCTCAGTTTCTAGAAGCTTTTCTCAGGAGAGACACTGAATATATTGCCTTCCCTGAGCAAGAGCAGCAATTACATGAAACCATGACAGAATTTTATGAGCTAGCACAGTTTCCTTCTGTGGTAGGAGCTATTGATTGTACCCACATACCAATTAGGCCACCTTCAGGTAAAGAGGCCACATACAGGAACAGAAAGTCCTTTCATTCCCTCAACATGCAGGTGGTCTGCAATGCCTCCAATATCATAACTGATGTGTGTGCATGCTTCCCAGGTTCCTGTAGCAATGCCTATATTCTGTCACAGTCGGGCCTACATGATCGTTTTGAGAGTGGTCAGATCACTGGAGGATGGCTTCTGG GTGATAAAGGCTATCCTCTCAAGACCTGGCTCATGACACCTGTTGTCAGCCCTGAGGAGGAAACAGAGAAGAACTATAATATGGCCCACAAGCAGACCAGGGCTGTCATCGAGAAGACTTTTGGCCTGTTGAAGACACGTTTCAAGTGCCTGGACAGATCAGGGGGACAACTGCTCTACACCCCTGGCAAAGCACGTGACATATTCTTGGCCTGTTGCATGCTACACAACCTTGCACTCACTCGCAAGATGCCTGATCCAGAGGGTCCTCAGCTGCAACACACAGATGCTGATGAGGAAGGAGAGACAGCACAACATCAAGAAGTGTCACACTTGCAACCACATGAGCAGGCAGTGGCTGTGAGGAATGAGCTCATTCACGGACATTTTTAG